The Ramlibacter algicola genome segment CTGCCCTTCTCGTGGCCGAAGATTTCGCTCTCGATCAGGTTGGGCGAGATCGCGCCGCAGTTGACAGCGAGGAAGGGCTTGCCGCGCCGCTTGCTCATGTCATGCACGCTGCGCGCCACCAGTTCCTTGCCGGTGCCGCTCTCGCCGGTGACGAACACCGCCATCGACGTCGCCGCCACGCGCGCGACCTGCTCGTAGACCTGCAACATCGGCGCCGACCGGCCAACCAGGTGGCCGAACCGGCCCGCGCGTTCGGCCTGCTCGCGCACCGCGCGCAGCGCGGTGCCATCGGGCGCCGGCTTGGTGACGCGCGCCAGGATGCCCTGCAGCTGTCCCGGGCTGACCGGCTTCACGAGGTAATCCACGGCGCCGGCGCGCAGCGCGCGGATGGAGGTCTCCAGGCTGGCGTGTCCCGTCATCAGCACGACGTCCGAATCGCCGAGCAGGTCGGTGTCGTCCAGCAAGGCCATGCCGTCGCCATCGGGCAGCTTGAGGTCCAGCAGCACGACGTCCGGCTGCTGCAACGCCATCTGCCGGCGCGCCTCGCCCAGCGACTGCGCGGTGGCAGCCGAAAAGCCGTGGCTGGCGACCAGCTGCGCGACCATGCGCGCGGCGTCGGCGTCATCCTCGACGATCAGAGCGTGGCCCATTCCTCTCCTCGGTGATGCCTGCTGGGCAGTTGCGAAAGCCGGGCTGATCATTCCACCCACGGCCGCGCGTGCGTGTAACGGCAGGCAATGCGTCCAACGAATGGGGCAACGCTGGGCTTCTGCGCGCCAGCTCCTGCTCGACGATTGCTCGCAGCCGCGCGACCTGCCGGGCCATCACCTGCTGCGCCTCGAGCGCCTCGCCACTGCCGGGCGGGACCAGCTCGAGCACCGCCAGCGCGGCGGTCATCGCGTTGAGGGCATTGCGGGCTTCGTGCCCGAACTGGGCGAGGGCGCCTTCGCGCTCGCGCACGTCGCTGTCGGCGATGGGATTCATGCGCGCAGCGTAGTGCGCGGCGGTGGCGGTGTCCCCGGCCGCTCGCAAGATTTACAAATAGCCGAACACTGGCTGCACGGCCATGCCTACCCTGCCTCCACCAGCGCCGGGCACGAATTTCCAAACGCCGGACTGCCACCGAGGAGAAGTCATTTGCAATCCATGAGCCTGCAGCTCGGCCCGCAGCTGCAGACCACGCTGTCGCCACGCCTGCAACGCGCCGTGCGCCTGCTGCAGATGTCCTCGCTCGACTTCTCGCGCGTCGTGCGCGACGCGCTGGACAGCAATCCCTTCCTGGAAGCGGACGAAGCCGAGGCCGAAGCGCCGGTCGCGATCCCCGACAGCGCACCGGAGGCCGACCCGCTCGTTGCCAGCGCGTGGTTGGGCGAGCCCGTGGCGCGTTCACGCGTGGTCGACGTCGACGGCGTGTTCGACACGCTGGCCGCGCACGCGACGCTGGCCGAGCACCTCACCCAGCAACTGAACCTGTTGCCGCTGCCCGCGCGCGACTGGACGCTCGCCGCCGCGGTGGTGGAGTCGCTGGACGACGACGGCTACCTGCGCGTGCCGCTGGAGGAGGTCGCGTCGTCCGTGCCGCTCGACCCGCCACCTGAACCGGAGGAGCTGACCGTCGCCCTGCGCCGCGTGCAGTCGCTCGAGCCCGCCGGGGTCGGCGCGCGCGACGTCATCGAATGCCTTCGGCTGCAGTTGCCCGCCATCGCGTGCGAGCGCAAGCGCGCGATCGCCCTGCGCATCCTGCGCGAGTGCGTGCAGTGCCTGGCCAACCGCGACCAGCCCGCGATGGCGCGCCGGCTGGGCGTGTCGCTGGCGGAGATCGAGGCGGCATGCAGCGCGATCCGCCGGCTGGACCCGCGGCCGGGCTGGCGCTTCGGCATGCCTTCGATCTCGTACGTGACGCCGGACGTCATCGTGCGGCTGGTGCGCGGGCAGTGGGCCGCGGTCCTGAACGAGGCGGTGGTGCCCCGGGTCCGGCTGAACCACAGCTACGCCGACCTGTTCCGCCGCCACCGCAGCAGCGAGCACGCGGAGCTCGGCGCCCACCTGCAGGAAGCGCGCTGGACGGTGCGCAACGTGGAGCAGCGCTTCTCGACCATCCTCGCCGTCGCGCAGGCGATCCTGCGGCGGCAGCACCGCTTCCTCGCCTACGGAGCGATGGCGATGAAGCCGCTGGCGCTGCGCGAGATCGCCGAGGAAGTCGGGGTGCACGAGTCGACCGTCTCGCGCGTCACCAGCAACAAGTTCATGGCCACGCCGTGCGGCGTCTTCGAGCTGAAGTACTTCTTCTCGCGCGGGCTGGCGACCGCCAGCGGCGGCGAAGCGTCGCCGACGGCGATCCGCGGCCTGATCCAGGAGCTGATCGCCGCCGAGCCGCCGCACCAGCCGCTGTCCGACGTCGACATCGCCCGCGAGCTGTCGGTGCAGGGCCTGCAGGTGGCGCGCCGCACCGTCACCAAGTACCGGCAGCTGCTGCGCATCGAGCCCGCGGACCGCCGCCGCCGGATGGCCCACCGGGCGACCTGAGCCCGCCGCCTATCATCCGGGCGTGAAGCCCGCCATCGCCCCCGACGCGACCTCGCCCGCCGAAGCGAGATGGGTCGAGGGCGAGCTCGCCCGCGAGCTGCTGCGCACGCAGCGCAACACGCAGACCGTCGGCGTGCTGCTGATCCCGGTGCTGCTCGTGATCCTCTGGCAGGACGTTTCGCGCGTGGCGCTGGTGGCGTGGGCCGCGGCGACGGCGACGGTCGCGGGCGTGCGCTTCGCCGCCTTGCGGCAGTACGTCCGCCACGTCGCGCGCGGCGGCCCCGGCGCGCAGGTGGCCTTCCTGCGCCGGTGGTCGCTGGTCTGGCCGGCGACCGCGGTGACCTGGGGCGCCAGCGCGTTGCTGTTCTACGAGCGCGCGCCGGTGGCCGAGCAGTTCGTCTGCTGGCTGGTGCTGGCGGGCCTGGCGATGTTCGCGCTGATCACGCTGTGCGGCCACCTGCAGACGATGCGCCAGTACCTCGATGCGCTGGCGCTGACGGTGATCGGCGTGATGGCGTGGCGCATCGTCGGCGACTTCGGCTACGTGCCGCGCGTGCAGCACGCCTGGATGGTGATCCTGCTGCTGATCTTCTGGCAGGTGCTGCGCCAGGCGGGCCTGCGCCAGCACGAGACGCTGCGCAAGAACTACGAGCTGCAGTACCGCAACGAGCAGCTGATCGACTCGCTGCGGCGGCAGACGACCGCCGCGCTGGACGCGGTGGAGATCAAGAACCGGTTCCTCGCCAGTGCGGCGCACGACATCCGCCAGCCGGTGCACGCGCTGGGGCTGTACGCCGACTGGCTGGGCAGCGAGCCCGAGCTGGTGCACGAGATCGCGCCCAAGATCGTCGAGTCGACCAAGGCCGTGAACGCACTGTTCGACTCGCTGTTCGACCTTGTGCGGCTGGACTCCGGCAAGATCAAGCTGAACGTCGAGACGCTGCGCCTGGACAAGCTGCTGCACGACCTGGAACTGCACTACCGGCCGCTGGCCGAAGCCAAGGGGCTGGAGTTCCGCGTGCATGCGGTGCCGGGCACCGTGACGTCCGATCCCATCCTGCTGCAGCGCATCGCCGGCAACCTGATCTCCAACGCGGTCAAGTACACGCATGCGGGCGGCGTGCTGGTCGCCGCGCGCATGACGCCGGGCGGCGCGCGCATCGAGGTGTGGGACACCGGCGTCGGCATCGCGCCGGCGCACCAGCACGAGATCTTCCGCGAGTTCTACAAGGTGCCGGGCCACGCCGGCACCGAGGACGGCTTCGGCCTGGGCCTGTACATCGTCGGCCGCCTGTGCCACATCCTGGGCCACCCCCTGCAGCTGGCCTCGCGGCCGGGCCGCGGCACGGTGTTCCGCGTGCTGGTGCACCCGACCGATCCGCGCGATGCCGCGGCGCGCGCGACGTCGACGGTCGACCGGCTGAAGCAAGGGTCGGTGGAGTTCCTGGAGGCCCAGGTGCTGGACGACGCCAGCGGTGCGCCACCGCCGGCGGCCGCTTCCACGGCCTAGCGGCCTACCGGCTCACAGCAGCCCGTGCGTGCGGGCGTAGTGGATGGTCTGGGTGCGGCTCTTGACGCCCAGGCGGCGGAACAGGCGCCACAGGTGCACCTTCACCGTGTGCTCGCTGATGCCCAGTTCGTCGGCGATCTCGCGATTCGACAGTCCGCGGTCCAGCATCACGATCAGCTGCTTCTGCCGCTTGGACAGCTTGCTGTCGGTGGGCGCCAGTTCCTCGAAGCTGCCGTCGGTGGACAGCAGCGCGCGCAACGCGTTGCCGATCTCCTGGGCGCCGGAGGACTTCTCGATGTAGATGTCGGCGCCGGCCTCGATGCACTGCTCCTCCGCATCCGCGGCGGGCGACGCGGACAGCACCGCGAGCGGCGCGTCCGGGAAGCGGTTCTTCATCTCGTGCACGCCCGACGTGCCGGTCGTGTCGGGCAGCTTCAGGTCCAGGCAGATCAGGTCCGGGGCGCCGTGCTGGCGGACGGCGGCTTCCATGCCGCCGATGCGATCGAGCTCGATCACGTTGGCGCCGGGCCGCATGCGGCGCAGGAGCATCA includes the following:
- the rpoN gene encoding RNA polymerase factor sigma-54; translation: MQSMSLQLGPQLQTTLSPRLQRAVRLLQMSSLDFSRVVRDALDSNPFLEADEAEAEAPVAIPDSAPEADPLVASAWLGEPVARSRVVDVDGVFDTLAAHATLAEHLTQQLNLLPLPARDWTLAAAVVESLDDDGYLRVPLEEVASSVPLDPPPEPEELTVALRRVQSLEPAGVGARDVIECLRLQLPAIACERKRAIALRILRECVQCLANRDQPAMARRLGVSLAEIEAACSAIRRLDPRPGWRFGMPSISYVTPDVIVRLVRGQWAAVLNEAVVPRVRLNHSYADLFRRHRSSEHAELGAHLQEARWTVRNVEQRFSTILAVAQAILRRQHRFLAYGAMAMKPLALREIAEEVGVHESTVSRVTSNKFMATPCGVFELKYFFSRGLATASGGEASPTAIRGLIQELIAAEPPHQPLSDVDIARELSVQGLQVARRTVTKYRQLLRIEPADRRRRMAHRAT
- a CDS encoding ATP-binding protein, encoding MKPAIAPDATSPAEARWVEGELARELLRTQRNTQTVGVLLIPVLLVILWQDVSRVALVAWAAATATVAGVRFAALRQYVRHVARGGPGAQVAFLRRWSLVWPATAVTWGASALLFYERAPVAEQFVCWLVLAGLAMFALITLCGHLQTMRQYLDALALTVIGVMAWRIVGDFGYVPRVQHAWMVILLLIFWQVLRQAGLRQHETLRKNYELQYRNEQLIDSLRRQTTAALDAVEIKNRFLASAAHDIRQPVHALGLYADWLGSEPELVHEIAPKIVESTKAVNALFDSLFDLVRLDSGKIKLNVETLRLDKLLHDLELHYRPLAEAKGLEFRVHAVPGTVTSDPILLQRIAGNLISNAVKYTHAGGVLVAARMTPGGARIEVWDTGVGIAPAHQHEIFREFYKVPGHAGTEDGFGLGLYIVGRLCHILGHPLQLASRPGRGTVFRVLVHPTDPRDAAARATSTVDRLKQGSVEFLEAQVLDDASGAPPPAAASTA
- a CDS encoding response regulator transcription factor; the protein is MKPTPHPATLYVIDDHPLMREAVVMLLRRMRPGANVIELDRIGGMEAAVRQHGAPDLICLDLKLPDTTGTSGVHEMKNRFPDAPLAVLSASPAADAEEQCIEAGADIYIEKSSGAQEIGNALRALLSTDGSFEELAPTDSKLSKRQKQLIVMLDRGLSNREIADELGISEHTVKVHLWRLFRRLGVKSRTQTIHYARTHGLL